The Neisseria animaloris genome segment ATCCATAACGCCAAGTTTGACGTAGGCTTTTTGGATATGGAGTTCCGCCGCATGGGGTTGCCCACTATTAATGAGTTGGGCTGTACCGTTATCGATACGCTGGCGATGGCGCGGGAAATGTTTCCGGGGCAGAAAGCAAGTTTGGATGCGTTGTGTAACCGTTTTGACGTAGACCGTAGCAAACGTGTGTTGCATGGGGCGTTAATCGACTGCGAATTGCTGGGCGGAGTTTACTTGGCAATGACGCGGGGCCAGTTCGACTTGATGGACAATACTGTCGAAGAGGAAGAAGAAGTACATATCATTACGGAAATAAAACGCCCCGCCTATTTGAAAGTAATCAAAGCCGATGAATTCGAAGCGGCAGATCATGAGGCTTATCTGGACGGCTTGGATAAAGCTGTCGGCGGCCAATGTTTATGGCGTATTGCAAAAGGAAGCGGGGCGAAAGCGTGAGCCGTAATATCGCTTTGATTCCGGCCGCCGGTGTCGGAGAACGTTTCGGTGCAGGCAAACCTAAACAATATGTAGAGATCAACGGCAAAACCGTTTTGCAACATGCATTAGATATTTTTTCCGGCCATCCGAAAATTGATTGTATCGCTGTTGTGTTGGCTCCGGATGATGGTTTTTTTCAGACGGCCTCTGATAAAACGGTTTTACTGCATTGCGGCGGCGGCAGCCGTGCCGAAACAGTAAGGAACGGTGTGGA includes the following:
- the dnaQ gene encoding DNA polymerase III subunit epsilon, producing MNTRQIILDTETTGLYPNSGDRLIEFAGLEMINRQMTDNNLHLYVHPERDIPEEAVAVHGITLERLEEENAPNFAAVGLQIADFLRGAELIIHNAKFDVGFLDMEFRRMGLPTINELGCTVIDTLAMAREMFPGQKASLDALCNRFDVDRSKRVLHGALIDCELLGGVYLAMTRGQFDLMDNTVEEEEEVHIITEIKRPAYLKVIKADEFEAADHEAYLDGLDKAVGGQCLWRIAKGSGAKA